Genomic DNA from Alkalihalobacterium alkalinitrilicum:
CTTTTTTTACCACATATAGGGATTACTCTTTCCACGAGAGAAAGCTCGTATCTCCGTGATCAATTAATCCCATTAGGTATTACGAAAATGTCAGCTGGTTCTTCTACCCAAGTCGGCGGATATACGCAGGATGGAGGAATGAATCAATTCGACATTTCGGACGAACGAGATGTTGAAGAGATTTGTCAACTTCTCTATCAGAAAGGCTATCAACCTGTATTTAAAGATTGGCAGTCTTTGGAAGTCACCTCGTGATTTATTACGATGTTAAAAAAATTGAAGAGGATTGGTTGCTAGCCGTCTATGGAGGAACCCGCCCCCATATTGGTGCGGTTTGCATAGTGAAGTGGCAAGAAGGTAAAGCTAATCTACTTCATTCTTATCAATTACCTCATCATAAGGAACAAGAAATTGCTGAAGAAATCGCTTTAGAATGGTGTTCGAAATTTCAACGTACAGTCGTACAGTCACCGTTACTGTTGGTATTCACGTCCCTGAAGCAACTCCAGATATGATTCAAACTTTACTAGTATTAACGAGAAAGCAACTTCATCTAGAGATACAAACTAAATCCAACAACGTCTAGTTTTTTTATTCAACCTCTTCTAAATTTACTAGTTTTGAATAGATTAATAGAAAAGAGGATGAAGCGAGGTGTGGGGATGGTTATCGTTCTACCATTTATTTTAATTATTTTTGGATTTACTTTTGCTTTTATTGGGGGCTCTATTACTAATAATATGAATCATGTCCCATTTTATCAAGTGGTTGATGAAATTGTGAACTACGTTCAATTAATCATCAGTGGGACAGGACAAGCCTATACGGTATTTAGTTTTGATCTCATTCATGATTTTATAATTCCTGGTTTCCTTTACTTCTTAGCCACCGCTTGCATGATTTCAGCGTGTAAAATGATTTATCTCCAACTTGAAACAGAAAAGCTTGAGGAGTCATTTTTACGAATTGCGATTATGACTGTAGTAGGGTTAATGACCGTTGTTTTAATTTATAAAGGGGGAGCAACTCTTCTTATTATTTCTGTCAGTTTTGTCTTCTTCATGAATATTTATCAATGGGGTAAATATTTATTTATAAAGAGAGTTCATGGATAATGTATGAAGCTGACTTAAGTGTTTAAAGTGTAATAACACTTAAGTCAGTCTCATTTTAATTAGCCTTTTTTATCAAATTGCTCTTCAAACCACTCCAATAAATGGTCTTCATTATGAAATTCAGTTGTGTTTTGAGCGTAATTATTATCTCTCGCTTTCAAACGACCGTCATCTATAAAAATTCCCATCCGATATCTTTTGCATCTTGTGTTAATAATACAATTTCCTTTAGTTGTTCATTATTCATTGAAAGTGCCTTCTAGAATATCCCTTTCACCATTACTTCTTGGATTTCTTTAATTTTTTGTTGAACGTCACTGAGTTGTTCATGCTGATCTGGAAACTTTTTCATTAACTGATCGGATTCTTCAACGAGTTCATGAAGTTGAAATTGTATGTATGAATAGTCTGACGGGTCATTTTCACGTATCATTTTTGTCTCTAGTAGTTCATCTAGCCCTTGATCAACGACAGATTGTACTTTGTTTAAAAAGTGTTCTAACTCATTGTTTGTAACCATCTAAAAAACCCCCCATGGACTGTTTGTTTTAACATGTGAAAAATTCACCTTTGTTATTCTTCGAGAATACTGATGGATAAACCATTTTTGTCACATAATAACGTCACACCTAAGATTGAGGAGATGAAACAGGATGTTTAATTTATTTACTCATAATGACTTAGATGGAGTCGGATGTGGAATCCTTGCAAAGCTGGCCTTTAGGGATCAAGTAAGGGTTAAATACAATTCTGTGAGTGGGTTAGATTTTCAAATGGGACGTTTTTTAGAGAGAGCCAAAAATGATGATTTTATTATCGTTACGGACTTATCCGTGAATGAACAAAATACGAAGAAATTAAATGAATTTTATAAGAAGAGTAGTAAAGTTAAGTTAATTGACCACCATAAAACTGCTCTTCATTTTAATGATTATGAATGGGGGAGCGTGCAGGTTGAATATGAGGATGGGAGACTCACAGCTGCTACTTCGTTGCTTTATGATTATTTAGTAAAAAACAAACAATTAAAGCCTACACCACCAATTGATGAGTTTGTTGAACTTGTTCGTCAATACGATACGTGGGAGTGGGAGAAAAATAAAAATGAAACAGCTAAACGATTGAATGATCTCTTTTTTATGATTTCAATTGATGACTTTGAAGAGCGAATGGTTCAAAGACTCCAACAAAGTGAACACTTTTCCTTTGATGAATTTGAAACGAAAATTTTAGATATGGAGGAAGATAAGATTGAACGCTATATACGAAGAAAGCGGAGGGAAATGGTACAAACTTTCATTGATGGAAAATGCGTAGGAATTGTTCATGCAGAAAACTACCATTCAGAATTAGGAAATGAACTGGGAAAAGAAAATCTTCATTTAGATTACATAGCTATTTTAAATGTCGGTGGTAAAAAAATTAGTTTGCGGACGACCCACGATGATATGGACGTATCGGAAGTTGCAGGTCAATTTGGGGGAGGAGGACATGCAAAAGCATCAGGATGTTCGTTAACAGATCAGGCATATCAGTTATTTGTTGCAGAGCCGTTCCGTATTGAACCAATGAAGCCAGATGCATTTCGTAATCAATATAATCTTAAAGCAACTGAGAAAGGTTGTTTGTATGAAAACCATTATGACGATCAGTTTTTTGTTTATCCAGTCAAGGAAGATAAATGGAATATCGAGCGTAATGGAAAGGTAATTGCTCGTCCTTTTCATTCGTTTTCAGAAGCGGAGTTTTATATAAAGAGATATCATGCTGCATGGTTAGCAAGGGACGAGCAGTATGTAGAGTATTTATCAGATACGTTTATTCGTACGATGAAAGAACAACAAACTCAAGACAATTCAGTAGATGTAATCATTGGAAGGGATAACCGTTTAATTTCGTACGAGCCAATTATACATTCGACTACACAAGAAGAACGACCATTTCCTCATTAGAAAAAGCATATAAAATATATTGCTGGGGTTTATTATTTTTAACTCCAAATGGTAGCTAGAATAAATCACTTCAAATCGAGATGTAACTTTTTTGTAGAAATGTTCGTCTATACTAGTAAAGGTAGACGAATGGAGTGTTGTATATATGCAAAACTTACGCAAGAGATCATTTATTATAGTAGCAATCATGATATTAGGTTTGTTCCTAACAGCATGTAGTAGTAATGAACATCGATCGGATGGCAGTGAAGAAGCTAGGGAAATGGGAATGGTTACAGAAGATGCTAGTTACGGTGGCGTCGCTAGCCGTGGTATCGTAGAAGAAAAAGAGATGGTCAACGAAGTTCCAGTCAGTGATGAACCAGTAAGCGTGGAAACTTCAGAACGAATGGTCATTTATCATGGAAATTTATCGCTTGAAGTAACTGATTATCACGAATCGGAAGCTGAAATTCAAAAAAGGGTCAACGAGCTCGGTGGTTTTGTTCTGGAATCATCGATTTATCGCTCAGGAGAACAGCAAATTCACGGCAATCTTGTTGTGAAAGTTCCGCAAGCCTATTTCCAATCGTTTATGAACGAAGTAGAAACCAATAGTGTAAGAGTTCACGAACGTTATGTGAGTGGTAATGATGTAACAGAAGAATACGTGGACCTAGAATCACGCCTTCGTTCAAAACGAGTAGTGGAAAAGCGATTGCTAGGGTTTATGGAAGAAGCAACAAATACAGAAGATTTATTAAAAATTTCTTCTGATTTAGGGAAAGTACAAGAGGAAATCGAAACCTTCCTTGGCAGAATCAATTATATAGAAAAGAATGTAGAGTTTTCGACAATTACGATTCATCTACAAGAAAATAAAGTTAATGTTCCTTCGATCCAAGGAAGCCAGGATTTAAACACTTGGGATAAGTCAAAAAGTTTATTTATGGCATCGATCAATAATACGATGGCTATATTTTCAGGACTGATCGTTTTATTTATCGGGTTATCTCCAATCATCATACCAATGGCGCTTATTGCACTGGTTATAGTATATAAACTTAGAAAAAGAAAAAAAGACATAGAGACATTATAGATATGAACTACATCACATTGTATCGTGAAAAATAATTCCTCATATTCAAAAATAGAAATGAGCAGGCGAATTTTTGAAAAAGAATTCAGTCTGCTTTTTTCTTTTCTTTGGTAACTTTTTCATTTGGTATAGAAGCAAATCCAATATTGCAGAAATTAGATACGTTAATAATTTGAAATGTGCTTGAACAAATAAGGAGGAGGTTCATTGTACTTTTACAGAGAAGATTTAATTAATATGATCGTGCCTGATAAACCAGACCCAGCAGCAAAAGTCCTTCAAGAAGCGTTAGGTGGGCGTTTTGGTGAAATGAGAACCATGATGCAATTTTCATTTCAAAGTGCAAACTTTAGAGGAAAGGGTAAGCAATATCGTGATCTAATTAGAGGGATCTTTTTAAAAGAACTCAGTCATAGCGAACTTATCCAAACGACGATCAACCAACTATTAAATCGATCTGGTGAAGAGGGAGTTGGAAGTGCAGGAGTCGGTGATGCACCATTAGATGAAGCGATTAAACACGCAAATCCTCATCATTATATTATGGGGGCCAACTTCAAGTCATTCCGCCCCCTCAAGGCCATCCTGTTCCTGAATTACCGGTAATGCCAAATGAACACAGCATTGGTTTGTCGGATTTGAATCGTTGAAATAAGCTTTAAATTTCACAAAACTATATTTAAAAATGAAAGTAGCTATGCCCGTATAAATGAGGTCATAGCTTTTTATTATGTAAAAAAGCTTGAATAAAAAAATAAATACTTCCGAGAATAACGGCAGGGAGCATGACGTAGTGAAACCAGTTTGCTTCATTTGAAGTGTAGATAATGGTATCTAAATACTTAAAAGAACTACTTAATAGCAGTAATCCCAAAATGATATAAAATACAATTTTTTCTTAATGTTTTTTCCTCTCCTTATTGGCGACTTAAAGGTAATATTCTTTATTTTAGTAGGGTAACTCTATGAAATAAAGAAAAAGCACTTATTCAATTGTATGCATGCTCGATTCTTTTGGTATAATAGGTAAGGCATTGGTCAAATATGTCATTAATGTAATTAAGAACGTTAGATAATAAGGGGTTTTAATATGAAAAAATTACAAGCAGGTTCCGTTGCCGAATTACGTGTCGAGAGAAAAGCAGAATTCGGTTATTTTTTATCAGATGGTGAACAAGATTTCTTACTACATACAAATGAAATTTCAGGTGAAATAACAGAAGGCGATACTGTCAAAGTGTTTTTATATAATGATAAAGAAGGACGTCTAACCGCAACGATGACAATTCCAAAAATTCAAATTGGAGAGTATGATTGGGTAGAGGTCGTTGACATTAATCCACGTTTAGGCGTATTTGTTAATATTGGTATTCAAAAGGATATTCTTGTTTCAGTTGATGATTTGCCAGCTTTTAAAACAGTTTGGCCGAAAGTAGGAGATCAATTACTCATTACCCTTAAACTTGATTATAAAGGCAGATTACTCGGGCAGCTTATAACCGAAGAAGTGGTTGAAGAGATTGAGAAAGCGGCCAGCTTTGATATGGATAAGCAACAAATTTCAGGACGTATCTACCGCGCACTGAAAGTAGGGTCATTTATGCTGTCAGATGACGGGTATCGATGCTTTATACACGAAAGTCAAAGACGGAAAGAGCCGCGCCTCGGAGAACTAGTAACAGGACGTGTAATTGATGTGAAAGAGGACGGCAGTTTGAATGTATCATTACTTCCGTTAAAGCAAGAGAGTCTAGGTGAAGATGCGGAAACGATATATGCTTATTTAGAGCGAAATGGTGGAAAGATGCCGTATACCGATAAAAGTGAGCCAGGAGATATTCGTTTAGATTTCGGAATGAGTAAGGCTGCTTTTAAACGAGCGTTAGGTAGATTGATGAAAGAAAAAAAAGTAGAACAAAAAGGCAACTGGACTCACCTTTTAAAAGGGGAGTAAAAAGTAGCCTGGTCTCACCCTTTACAATAGGTTTAAGATTATAAACTAGTGTGTTAGGACTATAAATTGTAAATATAAAAGACACCTCCTATCTCGTTATTGTCAAACGAATGAGGAGGTGTTTTTTGTTTATCCTGCAACAACGGGCAATAATACCCCCACTTCAAGACTTTTGAGGAATCAGGGAAGGATAAATGGGGATAAACTGCCAGTAAGTGCCCGATTGGTTCAACTAACGATCAGTGGGGAAGAGGTAACCCTTCACTGATGGAAGGTTCACTTTATGTAGTTGCCATTAGCTTTAAAAGGGAATCCTTAACCGTTCATCTCGTCTAATTTTTGATCTGCTGGTAAGAAGAAGCTTAAAATCCCGATGAGTGGGAGAGCAACAGTGAATAACATCGTGTTCGTTAACCCGAAGTGGTCAGCAAACCATCCTAAGGCAACGGATCCGATCGCTCCCATCCCAAAGGCAAGACCGATGATCAGACCAGAGACTGTACCAATTTTTCCAGGAATTAAAACTTGAGCATAAACAACGGTTACGGAAAAACTCGATAAAATAATGAAACCGATGACGCCAAGTAAAAAGTAAGTTGCTATTGGACTTGCATAAGGTAATACAAGGGCAAGTGGCGCAGATGCAAGCATCGATAACATGATCATATTTCGTTTTCCAAATCGATCAGCAAGTGGTCCACCTGCAAACGTACCAATCGCACCAGCCAAAAGAAAGACAAAAATGTAGCCTTGTGCTTGTGCAATCGTTAAACTGAATTTTTCAATAATGTAGAACGCAAAAAAGTTTGTAATACCTGCATGGAACCACGATCTTGCAAAAACTAAAAAGATTAATAGACAAATAGCAAATACCACCATTTTTCGATGCGCTGGACTCAATTTGACCGCTGCTTTATTTGTTTGTGGTCTTTTAGCAATTGCGATAATTTGAGCAGAATACCACCTAGCTATGTAGACAAGTAATCCGATAGCGAGGGCAGCAATAATTGTAAACCATATCGCACCAAATTGACCTAGCGGAACTAAGATTAATGCAGTAATGAGTGGTGCCATTGCTTGACCTGCATTTCCACCTACTTGATATATCGATTGAGCCATTCCACGGCGTTTTCCTGCAGCCATATAAGCGACTCGTGACCCTTCGGGATGAAAGGTCGCTGAGCCTAATCCTATAAAGATGACCGATAAAACGACATACCAAAATGATGGAGCGAAAGCGAGCCCGAGTACACCAAAGAATGTAAAACAAAGCCCAATCGGTAAAGCGTATGGCGAAGGCTTTTTATCGGTGTATAACCCAATGACAGGCTGAATAAGTGAAGATGTAATATTAAGAGCAAAAGCGATAATTCCGAGTTGAGTAAATGATAAGCCCATCGATTGTTCTAGTATAGGAAACATAGCGGGAACTAAAGCCTGTATAGCATCGTTAAGTAAATGAACAAACCCAATAATGAGTAAAATACGGTACAATGTTTTTTCTTGAGTTTGGACATTTTGTTGTTTAGCATGTGCTTGCATGGCAATTCCCCTTTCGCGTTACGAAATAATAATATCACCAAAATATAAAATTTGTTAGAGGTAATCGAGACTATTTTTTCTAACGGAATGTAAAATCTCCTTAAAAGTGCTGAAACTATTTTTTAAGATTAACGTATAGTAGATGAGGTGATGGGTATGTTTACGGAA
This window encodes:
- a CDS encoding DHH family phosphoesterase, which encodes MFNLFTHNDLDGVGCGILAKLAFRDQVRVKYNSVSGLDFQMGRFLERAKNDDFIIVTDLSVNEQNTKKLNEFYKKSSKVKLIDHHKTALHFNDYEWGSVQVEYEDGRLTAATSLLYDYLVKNKQLKPTPPIDEFVELVRQYDTWEWEKNKNETAKRLNDLFFMISIDDFEERMVQRLQQSEHFSFDEFETKILDMEEDKIERYIRRKRREMVQTFIDGKCVGIVHAENYHSELGNELGKENLHLDYIAILNVGGKKISLRTTHDDMDVSEVAGQFGGGGHAKASGCSLTDQAYQLFVAEPFRIEPMKPDAFRNQYNLKATEKGCLYENHYDDQFFVYPVKEDKWNIERNGKVIARPFHSFSEAEFYIKRYHAAWLARDEQYVEYLSDTFIRTMKEQQTQDNSVDVIIGRDNRLISYEPIIHSTTQEERPFPH
- a CDS encoding DUF2524 family protein; its protein translation is MVTNNELEHFLNKVQSVVDQGLDELLETKMIRENDPSDYSYIQFQLHELVEESDQLMKKFPDQHEQLSDVQQKIKEIQEVMVKGIF
- a CDS encoding S1 RNA-binding domain-containing protein; translated protein: MKKLQAGSVAELRVERKAEFGYFLSDGEQDFLLHTNEISGEITEGDTVKVFLYNDKEGRLTATMTIPKIQIGEYDWVEVVDINPRLGVFVNIGIQKDILVSVDDLPAFKTVWPKVGDQLLITLKLDYKGRLLGQLITEEVVEEIEKAASFDMDKQQISGRIYRALKVGSFMLSDDGYRCFIHESQRRKEPRLGELVTGRVIDVKEDGSLNVSLLPLKQESLGEDAETIYAYLERNGGKMPYTDKSEPGDIRLDFGMSKAAFKRALGRLMKEKKVEQKGNWTHLLKGE
- a CDS encoding MFS transporter, which gives rise to MAMQAHAKQQNVQTQEKTLYRILLIIGFVHLLNDAIQALVPAMFPILEQSMGLSFTQLGIIAFALNITSSLIQPVIGLYTDKKPSPYALPIGLCFTFFGVLGLAFAPSFWYVVLSVIFIGLGSATFHPEGSRVAYMAAGKRRGMAQSIYQVGGNAGQAMAPLITALILVPLGQFGAIWFTIIAALAIGLLVYIARWYSAQIIAIAKRPQTNKAAVKLSPAHRKMVVFAICLLIFLVFARSWFHAGITNFFAFYIIEKFSLTIAQAQGYIFVFLLAGAIGTFAGGPLADRFGKRNMIMLSMLASAPLALVLPYASPIATYFLLGVIGFIILSSFSVTVVYAQVLIPGKIGTVSGLIIGLAFGMGAIGSVALGWFADHFGLTNTMLFTVALPLIGILSFFLPADQKLDEMNG
- a CDS encoding DUF4349 domain-containing protein, translated to MQNLRKRSFIIVAIMILGLFLTACSSNEHRSDGSEEAREMGMVTEDASYGGVASRGIVEEKEMVNEVPVSDEPVSVETSERMVIYHGNLSLEVTDYHESEAEIQKRVNELGGFVLESSIYRSGEQQIHGNLVVKVPQAYFQSFMNEVETNSVRVHERYVSGNDVTEEYVDLESRLRSKRVVEKRLLGFMEEATNTEDLLKISSDLGKVQEEIETFLGRINYIEKNVEFSTITIHLQENKVNVPSIQGSQDLNTWDKSKSLFMASINNTMAIFSGLIVLFIGLSPIIIPMALIALVIVYKLRKRKKDIETL